The DNA region CCCCAGCAGGAAGCCGGGCAGCGTGGCGGCCAAACCGAGCATGACCGCGCGACGACCACCGGGGCGATCGGCCGTGCACCATGTCTGCGTCAAAGCGACTGCGCCGGCGACGCCGACCAGGAGCACCGCCCCGGCGATCGTCACCTTTCCCGACCGTCGCACCAACCGTGTCATCGCGGTTCGCTCGCTCGTGAAGACGCCTACAGTCGACGGTGTCGGTCAGGGGGTCGGCCGCTGCGGACGTGCCGTTCGCACCAGCGCCGCCAGCCCCCCCGTGAAGCCGATGACGAGGGCCGCACCGCCGAGGAACCGGCTCCCGAGCCGCTCGTCGAGCCAGTTGCCTGCCACGGCGGGAAGGAACATCGCGATCGCCACGCCGATGATCCGATACGCCCACACGAGGGCGTCTCCGATCGGCGAGCGTGGCGCGGTGCGACCCATCCCCGTAGGATAGCGTCTTCACTGTCCCCGAGAGGTCCCTGCCGTGTCGCGCCGTAAGCACCGCCGCCGCCGGAGCCGCCCGGGACGCGGATCGGGGTTGCCCGCGGCCGCGGTGCTCGACACCGATTCCGGCGCCGGCGGCGAGCCAACACGGCTGCGGCTCACCGCCTGCGACGGCAGCATCGTCGAGGAGACGACCGTGACGGTGCCGACGGAGCTGACCGTCGCTCGGGAAAAGTGGCCGGTCGTGTGGCTCGACGTCGACGGCTTCGAGGACGCCGAGGCGATCCGGGCCGTCGGACGGATCTTCGAGATCGGCGACCTCGCCCTCGAAGACGCGGTCACCCCCGACGAGCGGCCGAAGCTCGAGGTGTTCGGGCATCAGTTGCTCGTCGCCGTGCGGCTGCCGCGGCTCGACGGGGTGACGATCGTCACCGATCCGATGGCGATCTTCCTCGGCGAGCGGTACGTGATCACGTTCCACGATCGGACGGTGCCCGACGGGTTTGCCAGTGTCCGCGAGCGGATCCGGAACGGGCGCACGCGCCTCGGGCAGGGGCATCTCGGCGCCGACCACCTCTGCGCGCTGCTGCTGGACGCCGTGATCGACGGCTATTTCCCGGTGCTCGAGGGGTTCGGGGACCGGCTCGAGGCGCTCGAGGAGCAGGCGATCGAAAACCCGACGCGCGACCTGCTCGGGCAGATCCACGACGTGCGCAACGACCTGATGACCCTCCGCCGCGCGCTGTGGCCGACCCGTGACGTGCTCCACGGACTGGGGCGCGAGCCGACGGCCTTCGTCGGCGACCATGCCCGGCAGCATTTCCGCGACACCTACGACCACACGATGGAGCTGCTCGACATCACGGAGAACTACCGCGAGATCGGCAGCGACCTCCGCGACATCTACCTGGCGAGCATCAACAACCGGATGAACGACGTCATGAAGCTACTCACCGTGATCGCCACGGTGTTCATGCCGCTGACGTTCATCACCGGCTACTACGGCATGAATTTCGACACCGCCTCGCCCTGGAACATGCCGCTGCTCCGCTTCCGCTACGGGGCGATCGTCGCCGCGGCGATCATGGTGGCGACCACCGTGGCGATGGTCGTGGTCTTCTGGCGGCGCGGGTGGCTGCGGCGCTGGCACTGAGACGGGCCCCGGCCACCGGCTACGCCGGCCCGTCGAGGAAGTAGGTCCGCATCGTCCCTTTCCCCTTGACCGTGACCTCGCCGCGTTCGGTGAACCGGAACGAGTCGGCGAGCAGGTCGCGGGTCGACTGCGCCACGTGGACGCGCCCCACCTCGCCGTGCGATTCCATCCGGCTGGCGGTGTTGACCGTGTCGCCCCACAGGTCGTAGCTGAACTTGTGCTTGCCGATCACGCCGGCCACGACCGGCCCCGAATGGATCCCGATCCGGAGCCGCAGCGCGAGGCCGCGCCGCGCGGCGAGGTCGGCCATCTGCTCCTGCATCCCGAGGGCCATCAGGGCCACGGCCCGGGCGTGGTCGGGGCGGCGCGCGGGGAGACCGGCCACGGCCATGTAGGCGTCGCCGATCGTCTTGATCTTCTCGACGCCGTGCTCGAGGGCCAGGGCGTCGAACGCGGAAAACACCTCGTCGAGCATCGCCACGAGGCTGCCGGCGTCGGCACGCTGCGAATACTCGGTGAACCCGGCCAGGTCGGCGAACAGCACCGAGACGCTGTCGAAGTGGTCGGCGATCGTGCCGCCGCCGTTCTTCAGCCGGTCGGCGATCTCGGCGGGGAGGATGTTCAGCAGCAGCCGCTCCGATTTCTCCTTTTCGGCAGCCAGGTCGGCGATCGACTTCTCGAGCGCGGCGTAGGCGGCGTTGCGCTCGATGAGCCGCTCGTAGGCCTCGGAGTGGACGCGGATCCGCGCGACCAGCTCGATCCGGTCGGGGAGCTTGACGAGGTAGTCGTTGGCACCGGCCTCGAACAGCTGCGCCTTGACGACCGCCTCCTCCTTGGCCGACAGCACGATGATCGGAACGGCCGCGGTCTCGGGGGCGGCGCGGAAGGCGCGGACCATGTCGAGCCCGTCGACGTTGGGCATGACGAGGTCTTGGAGGATCACCGTCGGCCGGAAGCGATCGGCGAGCGCCGGAGCGGAGGCCGGGTCGTGGCAGAACTCGTAGGCCAGATCGGCCTGGTCCGCGAGCATCTTGCGGACCGTCTCGCCGATCAGCCGCTGATCGTCGATCAGCAGCACCCGGTGACGGGCGACGGAGGGGTCGGGAAGACCGGGTATCGTCGCCATCGGTCTCCGGTCATCGACGGGGTGAGGTGGCAGAAGATCGATCGAGATCGTCTCGCCGAACGGCAATTCAGCGAAGTTTGGACCCGAAATGTATTCGACCTGGGAATCCCATGCTATCGAGAGCGATCGACGATCCGCGGCTCTGTATGTGGGGAAAAGACCTCCGTGGCCCCGACCGGCCGCGGGCCGGGCCCTGTTCATTTTGGCCTGCATCCGAAAACCTGATCCAGGCGTTATGAAGGTCGTTGCCCGCTTGTGGGAGGAGACTTTCGATGACGCCACGACGACGGAGACGGCATAGCCCTGAGCAGGTGGTCGCGAGCCGCTGATCGCCGCCTCCCTCCTCCCCTCCCCCGGCCGCCGATTTCCACCGTGGAAAACCCCGGGACAGACGGGACAGCGTCACAAATTCCCGTCTCCCAAGGAGTAGCGACGGGTGCCCTCGTGGACACCGCCCGGACAGCGCTTTTTAAGCGGCTGAACTGCGTTTGTCGCCCTGTTGGGGTTTTCGGCCCCGCCCTCACGACTCCTCGTCGTCCCCCTCGAAGCCCGTCGGCACGGCAGTCAGCTTTCGCCGGTGCACCACCGT from Planctomycetota bacterium includes:
- the corA gene encoding magnesium/cobalt transporter CorA; translation: MSRRKHRRRRSRPGRGSGLPAAAVLDTDSGAGGEPTRLRLTACDGSIVEETTVTVPTELTVAREKWPVVWLDVDGFEDAEAIRAVGRIFEIGDLALEDAVTPDERPKLEVFGHQLLVAVRLPRLDGVTIVTDPMAIFLGERYVITFHDRTVPDGFASVRERIRNGRTRLGQGHLGADHLCALLLDAVIDGYFPVLEGFGDRLEALEEQAIENPTRDLLGQIHDVRNDLMTLRRALWPTRDVLHGLGREPTAFVGDHARQHFRDTYDHTMELLDITENYREIGSDLRDIYLASINNRMNDVMKLLTVIATVFMPLTFITGYYGMNFDTASPWNMPLLRFRYGAIVAAAIMVATTVAMVVVFWRRGWLRRWH
- a CDS encoding response regulator, which translates into the protein MQAKMNRARPAAGRGHGGLFPTYRAADRRSLSIAWDSQVEYISGPNFAELPFGETISIDLLPPHPVDDRRPMATIPGLPDPSVARHRVLLIDDQRLIGETVRKMLADQADLAYEFCHDPASAPALADRFRPTVILQDLVMPNVDGLDMVRAFRAAPETAAVPIIVLSAKEEAVVKAQLFEAGANDYLVKLPDRIELVARIRVHSEAYERLIERNAAYAALEKSIADLAAEKEKSERLLLNILPAEIADRLKNGGGTIADHFDSVSVLFADLAGFTEYSQRADAGSLVAMLDEVFSAFDALALEHGVEKIKTIGDAYMAVAGLPARRPDHARAVALMALGMQEQMADLAARRGLALRLRIGIHSGPVVAGVIGKHKFSYDLWGDTVNTASRMESHGEVGRVHVAQSTRDLLADSFRFTERGEVTVKGKGTMRTYFLDGPA